A stretch of the Diorhabda sublineata isolate icDioSubl1.1 chromosome 11, icDioSubl1.1, whole genome shotgun sequence genome encodes the following:
- the LOC130450142 gene encoding DNA-directed RNA polymerase I subunit RPA12 translates to MSSSFTRIPGFCPDCGSILPSLQNKGGVTCYSCSRIFSEDAEEVFGTSKVKYTIVFNSREAKKKNIKEDKRQKTNEVQEEGPVVERKCPKCGNDKMSYATLQLRSADEGQTVFYTCTKCKYKESENS, encoded by the exons ATGTCTAGTTCCTTCACAAGAATTCCTGGATTTTGTCCAGATTGTGGTTCAATTTTACCTTCTTTACAAAATAAGGGTGGAGTTACATGTTATTCTTGTTCTAGGATTTTTTCAGAGGATGCGGAAGAAG tGTTTGGTACCTCTAAAGTAAAATATACAATTGTTTTCAATTCTCGAGAAGCCAAAAAGAAGAACATTAAAGAAGACAAACGGCAAAAAACCAACGAAGTTCAAGAAGAAGGACCAGTTGTAGAAAGAAAATGTCCAAAATGTGGAAACGACAAAATGTCCTATGCTACTTTACAACTGAGATCAGCTGATGAAGGGCAAACTGTATTTTATACATGTACCAAATGTAAATATAAGGAAAGTGAAAACTCTTAA
- the LOC130450140 gene encoding receptor expression-enhancing protein 5-like — protein sequence MAQKLIEIKKKLEVSLYDNSKPWTPILEIAEQKTGIERLYLALGAAVLVGLWLVFGYFAQLVCNTLGFLYPAYVSIKAIESKSKDDDTKWLTYWVVFSLFSVTEYFVDIIVRWFPLYWLVKCIFMVWLMFPGDLNGSIILYRRIIKPYFLKHEGNIDGAINKVKDSATKILDKAE from the exons ATGGCACAGAAATTGATCGAGATTAAAAAGAAATTGGAAGTATCATTGTATGATAATTCTAAACCATGGACTCCGATTCTAGAAATCGCAGAACAGAAAACAGGCATAGAGAGGTTATATCTTGCTTTag GAGCTGCTGTACTCGTTGGCCTGTGGCTGGTGTTTGGTTATTTTGCCCAATTAGTCTGTAACACATTGGGTTTCCTGTATCCTGCTTACGTATCGATAAAAGCCATTGAATCGAAGTCCAAAGACGACGATACTAAATGGTTAACGTATTGggtagttttttctttattttcagtaACGGAATATTTTGTGGATATTATTGTTAGATGGTTCCCACTGTACTGGCTAGTTAAA TGCATTTTTATGGTATGGCTTATGTTCCCCGGAGACCTTAATGGATCTATTATACTCTACCGAAGAATTATTAAGCCTTACTTCCTAAAGCATGAGGGTAATATAGATGGCGCAATAAACAAGGTGAAAGATTCAg CAACTAAAATCCTTGATAAGGCAGAATGA
- the LOC130450262 gene encoding phosphomevalonate kinase, with the protein MGNPKIILLFSGKRKSGKDFLGEKINSLLGNERCSLLRLSEPLKRIFAKNHNLDLRELLSDGPYKEIHRYNMIKWGEEVRSKDPGFFCKAACDNAPIVPIWIVCDIRRKTDINWFIENYGNLIKTVRISADIEVRQSRGFMFTIGVDDAESECDLDNFQNWDIQVTNNNLEDSENSLKSIMDLIKSYC; encoded by the exons ATgggaaatccaaaaataattttgttatttagtgGAAAAAGAAAATCTGGAAAAGATTTTCttggtgaaaaaataaattcttt ATTAGGAAACGAAAGATGTTCACTTCTTCGATTATCAGAGcctttaaaaagaatttttgcaAAGAATCACAATTTAGATCTAAGAGAACTTTTGAGTGATGGACCTTATAAGGAAATTCATAGATACAATATGATAAAATGGGGTGAAGAAGTTAGAAGTAAAGATCCTGGTTTTTTTTGTAAAGCAGCATGTGATAATG cTCCCATTGTTCCCATATGGATAGTTTGTGATATTAGAAGAAAGACTGATATAAATtggtttattgaaaattatggtaatttaattaaaactgtTCGAATTTCAGCTGATATTGAAGTTAGACAAAGCAGAGGGTTCATGTTTACAATTG GTGTAGATGATGCTGAATCAGAGTGTGATctagataattttcaaaattgggaTATTCAAGTCaccaataataatttagaagatAGTGAAAATTCCTTGAAAAGTATTATGGATCTTATCAAAAGTTATTGCTAA